From the Phreatobacter oligotrophus genome, the window TCGGCCATGTCGCTGTCGGGCAATGCGACACCGCTGATGATGGCCGCCGTCGCCTATGTCGTCATCTTCGTGCCGGTGGTCGCGCTCGGCTCGTGGATCGAGCGGCGCTTCGCCTGGAAGAGGGCGTGATGGAGATCTTCCTCTTCCAGTTCCTCAACTTCGACATCATGCGGCAGGCTTGGCCGCTGATCCTCGGCGGCGCGCAGATGACAGTGCTGCTGTGCCTGGCGGTGATCCCGCTTGGCCTGTTCGGCGGGCTTCTCGTCGCGACGGGGTCGATCTCGCAGTGGCGGGCGCTCCGCTGGGCGACAAAGGCCTATGTCGACTTCTTCCGCGCCGTGCCGCCGCTGGTGCTGCTGATCGTCATCTATTCGGGCCTGCCCTTTGCCGGCATCCGCATGTCGCCGTTCATGGCGGTGTGCATCGCCTTCTTCCTCAATGCCTCGTCCTTCTATGGCGAAATCTTCCGCGCCGGCGTCGAATCCGTCGGCCGCGGGCAATGGGAGGCGGCGCGGTCCACCGGCCTCACCTGGGTGCAGACCTACCGCTTCGTGGTCCTGCCGCAGGCGAGCCGCAACGTGCTGCCGGACCTCGTCTCCAACACGGTCGAGGTCATCAAGCTCACATCGATCGCCTCGGTCGTGTCCTTCACCGAGCTTCTCTACGCCGCCGACATGGCGCGGAGCGTCACCTACAACACCTCGCCCATCGTCCTCGCCGCCTTCCTCTACCTCATCGTCCTCTGGCCCGTGGTCCGGCTCGTCAGCCGGCTCGAGCACCGGCTCGGACATTGAGGCCGTCGCCCCAGGAGCATCGCCATGGCCCGCATCGTCACCGTCGCCGCCGCCCAGCTCGGCCCCATCCAGAAGGCGGAGAACCGCGCCAGCGTCGTCGCGCGCATGATCAGGCTGATGGAGGAGGCGAAGACCAAGGGCGCCAACTTCATCGTCTATCCGGAGATGGCACTGACCACCTTCTTCCCGCGCTTCTACGAGGAAGACCGGGCGAAGATGGACCATTGGTTCGAGGCCGCCATGCCCGGGCCGGACACCCAGCCCCTCTTTGATAAGGCCAAGGCGCTGGGGATGGCGATGAGCTTCGGCTATGCCGAGCTCACCCCCGACGGCCATCACTTCAACACCTCGATCCTCGTCGACAAGACGGGCGCCATCATCGGCAAGTACCGCAAGACCCACCTGCCCGGCCATGTCGAGTTCGACCCGGAGCGCACCCACCAGCATCTCGAGAAGCGCTATTTCGAGCCGGGCGACACCGGCTTCCCGGTCTGGCGCTTCCTCGACGGCCTCGTCGGCATGGCGATCTGCAACGACCGCCGCTGGCCGGAGACCTACCGCGTCATGGGCCTGCAGGGCGTCGAGATGGTGGTGCTCGGCTTCAACACGCCGTCGGTGAATTCGCAGCGCGGCGCCGAAGGCATCGAGGACCGGCTGTTCCACCATCGCCTCTCCTGCCAGGCCGGCGCCTACCAGAACGCCACCTGGGTCGTGGCCGTGGCGAAGGCCGGCTCCGAGGACGGCAACCACCTCATGGGCGGCACGCTGATCGTCGATCCCAACGGCAAGATCGTCGGCGAACTGCCGCACGAGGAGGATGGCGTGCTGGTGCACCCTTGCGACCTCGACGAGACCGTCTTCGGCAAGGAGACGATCTTCGACTTCAAGCGCCATCGCCGGATCGAGCATTACAAGCTCATCACCGAGCGGGTGGGCGTGGGCGAGCCGCTGGGCCGCTGATCGACAACGAGGCAGGGCCTCCATCTGCCTGATTGAGAGGCGGCGCGATGGATTTCGCGCCGCTTCCGCGTTCTCCAGGCCTTTCAATAACATCATATAAATCAGCGACTTCGCTTCATCGCGCGGCTGGCACGTGACTTGTATGCAATGCCTCCAGACAACCTCCGGAGGCCGTCATGGCGCGCAACCCGTCCCGCAGTGCCTTCTCCCGCCGCACCGTGCTGAAGGGCGCAGCCGCTGCCGCCGGCGCCCTCGCACTCCCCTCCGGCGCGATGGCCCAGGCTGCAGCACCGCTGCGCATCGGCATCTCGCTCTCCGACGTGCCGCGCATGTGGGGCGGTCCCGAAGGCGGCTTCGAGGGCATCCGCTTCGGCGGCTACATGGTCTTCGATGCGCTGGTGAACTGGGACCTCTCCAAGGCGGACCAGCCCTCCGGCCTGACCCCGGGCCTTGCCACCAAGTGGGAGGTGGACCCGGCGAACAAGCAGCGCTGGATCATCTCGCTGCGCGAGGGCGTGACCTTCCATGACGGCACGCCCTTCAATGCGGACGCCGCCATCTGGAACTTCGACTCCATCTTCAAGTCGGACGCGCCGCAGTTCCACCAGCCGCGCGTCGGCCTCGTGCGCTCGCGCCTCTCCTCGGTCGCCGGCTACGAGAAGATCGACGCCAAGACCATCGCCATCACCACCAACGTGGTCGACGGCATGCTGCCCTACCAGCTCTCCTTCCTGTGGTTCGTCAGCCCCGCCCGCCATGCCGAGCTCGGCGGCGACTGGCAGCGCTTCACCCAGCGTCCCGCCGGCACGGGGCCCTACAAGGTCATCTCGGTGACGCCGCGCGAGCGCGTAGAACTCGAGGCCAACACCGCCTACTGGGACAAGGCCCGCGTGCCGAAGACGGCGCGCACCGTGCTGCTGCCGATCCCCGACGGCAATGCGCGGATCGCGGCCCTGCGCGCCGGCACGATCGACATCGCCGAAACCCTGCCGCCGGACGCCATCCCCTCGCTGAAGGGCGCCGGCTTCCAGGTGGTGCAGAACTCCTATCCGCATATCTGGGCCTGGCGTCTCAACGTGAACCCCGGCACGCCCTTCGGTGACGTGCGGGTGCGCCGCGCCGCCAACCTCGCCATCGACCGCGACGCCATGGTGCAGCTCCTCTCCGGCACGGCGCTGCCCGCCAAGGGCAAGGTGCTCCCCGGCGATCCCTGGTTTGGCAAGCCGAGCTTCGACATCCGCTACGACGTGGCCGCTGCGAAGAGGCTCATGCAGGAAGCCGGCTACGGCCCGAACAAGCGGCTGGAGGTGGTGGCCGTCATCGCCTCCGGCGGCGGCGGGCAGATGGTGCCCCTGCCGATGAACGAGATGATGCAGGAGAACCTCAAGGAGATCTGGATCGACGTGAAGTTCGAGGTCGTCGACTTCACCACCATCATCAACATGCTGCGCGGCGGCACCCGCTCCGAGCAGCAGCGCGGCTTCCACGCTCTGAATATCGCGATCCCCTCCATCGATCCGACGACGGGCTGGGTGATCTACGATTCGACGCTCACCGCGCCCCGCGGCGTCAACTGGGGCTGGTACAACAACCCGGCGGTAGACGCGCAGATCAAGGTGATGCGCGAGGCCTTCGACCCCGCCGCCCAGACCGCGGCCATGGGCCAGTTGCACACGCTGCTTGTGGACGATGCGGCGGCGCTGTTCGTGGTCCACGACCTCAATCCGCGCGGGCTTT encodes:
- a CDS encoding amino acid ABC transporter permease, with translation MEIFLFQFLNFDIMRQAWPLILGGAQMTVLLCLAVIPLGLFGGLLVATGSISQWRALRWATKAYVDFFRAVPPLVLLIVIYSGLPFAGIRMSPFMAVCIAFFLNASSFYGEIFRAGVESVGRGQWEAARSTGLTWVQTYRFVVLPQASRNVLPDLVSNTVEVIKLTSIASVVSFTELLYAADMARSVTYNTSPIVLAAFLYLIVLWPVVRLVSRLEHRLGH
- a CDS encoding N-carbamoyl-D-amino-acid hydrolase, coding for MARIVTVAAAQLGPIQKAENRASVVARMIRLMEEAKTKGANFIVYPEMALTTFFPRFYEEDRAKMDHWFEAAMPGPDTQPLFDKAKALGMAMSFGYAELTPDGHHFNTSILVDKTGAIIGKYRKTHLPGHVEFDPERTHQHLEKRYFEPGDTGFPVWRFLDGLVGMAICNDRRWPETYRVMGLQGVEMVVLGFNTPSVNSQRGAEGIEDRLFHHRLSCQAGAYQNATWVVAVAKAGSEDGNHLMGGTLIVDPNGKIVGELPHEEDGVLVHPCDLDETVFGKETIFDFKRHRRIEHYKLITERVGVGEPLGR
- a CDS encoding ABC transporter substrate-binding protein, whose product is MARNPSRSAFSRRTVLKGAAAAAGALALPSGAMAQAAAPLRIGISLSDVPRMWGGPEGGFEGIRFGGYMVFDALVNWDLSKADQPSGLTPGLATKWEVDPANKQRWIISLREGVTFHDGTPFNADAAIWNFDSIFKSDAPQFHQPRVGLVRSRLSSVAGYEKIDAKTIAITTNVVDGMLPYQLSFLWFVSPARHAELGGDWQRFTQRPAGTGPYKVISVTPRERVELEANTAYWDKARVPKTARTVLLPIPDGNARIAALRAGTIDIAETLPPDAIPSLKGAGFQVVQNSYPHIWAWRLNVNPGTPFGDVRVRRAANLAIDRDAMVQLLSGTALPAKGKVLPGDPWFGKPSFDIRYDVAAAKRLMQEAGYGPNKRLEVVAVIASGGGGQMVPLPMNEMMQENLKEIWIDVKFEVVDFTTIINMLRGGTRSEQQRGFHALNIAIPSIDPTTGWVIYDSTLTAPRGVNWGWYNNPAVDAQIKVMREAFDPAAQTAAMGQLHTLLVDDAAALFVVHDLNPRGLSPRVKGFTQVRNWFQDYTPVTVGPAS